The proteins below are encoded in one region of Brassica napus cultivar Da-Ae chromosome A6, Da-Ae, whole genome shotgun sequence:
- the LOC106346668 gene encoding uncharacterized protein LOC106346668, which translates to MEVARFEENAFEETQIVESVSWDDLERYAASKAGGSSERHQSWRSHQHDSSRKDEESPGDLYELWRQEQNIIAARLDKELKSRWELDELIEEQLSRYQSHYFKTMVSTSLKDVSNLLMPTWISPHELAAVSWLGDWRPTSILDLVRILAAQNPNFSLSEASERVLSQLTREIRIEEAVIDEEYAEIQATCVLHLPFSPLCNAQSREEALGSVQELFGNINKVISKAQRLRYKVLELVMKKLLNQTDTAEFVVVFAGIQDAIHQFGEQKKLKKQYPTVSFKGSGSSS; encoded by the exons ATGGAAGTGGCGCGATT TGAAGAGAATGCATTTGAGGAAACCCAGATTGTGGAATCAGTTTCGTGGGATGATCTGGAGAGATACGCTGCTAGTAAAGCCGGTGGTTCTTCTGAAAGACACCAATCCTGGAGATCTCACCAGCACGACTCTTCTAGAAAAG ATGAAGAATCACCTGGAGACTTGTATGAACTGTGGAGGCAAGAACAGAATATCATAGCTGCGAGACTAGACAAGGAGCTTAAATCAAGGTGGGAGCTTGATGAGCTGATTGAAGAGCAGCTGAGCAGATACCAGTCGCATTACTTCAAGACCATGGTTTCAACCTCCTTGAAGGACGTCTCTAACCTTCTAATGCCTACGTGGATATCGCCTCATGAGCTGGCTGCTGTGTCCTGGCTTGGAGACTGGCGTCCCACTTCCATTCTTGACCTTGTTCGTATACTGGCTGCTCAAAACCCcaacttctctctctctgagGCGAGTGAACGTGTGCTCTCTCAGCTTACTCGTGAGATACGTATTGAGGAGGCTGTGATCGATGAGGAGTATGCGGAAATTCAGGCGACCTGTGTTCTCCACCTCCCGTTTTCGCCGCTCTGCAATGCTCAGTCGCGTGAAGAAGCTTTAGGTTCTGTGCAGGAGCTGTTTGGAAACATCAATAAAGTAATCTCAAAGGCACAACGACTCAG GTATAAAGTGTTGGAACTGGTGATGAAGAAGCTGCTGAATCAAACAGATACAGCAGAGTTTGTGGTCGTATTTGCAGGGATTCAAGACGCCATACACCAGTTTGGAGAGCAGAAGAAGCTAAAAAAGCAGTACCCGACAGTTTCTTTTAAGGGATCAGGATCATCTAGTTGA
- the LOC125610217 gene encoding uncharacterized protein LOC125610217 has protein sequence MISFHLSVFLLLYILIFFPSSNLQTSATADDDETGVEIAMRVVRFAKGLSAVTMLSLVPKVFSLGKKLQVEMMKLLHLFITSSKPVMDILLITTVGFYITLDGVNLLGHGAHKYLNNGRKCSSHFFKNHCSSHF, from the exons ATGATTTCGTTTCATCTCTCTGTTTTCCtccttctttatatactgatcTTCTTTCCTTCCTCAAATCTCCAAACAAGCGCAACAGCTGATGACGATGAAACTGGAGTTGAGATTGCCATGAGGGTGGTTAGATTCGCCAAGGGCTTGAGCGCTGTGACGATGTTGAGTTTAGTCCCGAAG GTATTCTCTTTAGGGAAAAAATTGCAAGTAGAGATGATGAAGCTTTTGCATCTGTTCATAACTTCATCAAAACCAGTGATGGATATTCTACTGATAACGACAGTTGGATTTTATATCACTCTTGATGGAGTCAATCTTCTTGGTCATGGTGCTCACAAATATTTGAACAAC GGCCGTAAGTGTTCTTCTCACTTCTTCAAAAATCACTGTTCTTCTCACTTCTAG
- the LOC111206597 gene encoding TSET complex member tstD-like: protein MILAVLFANSVGNVLIERFNGVPAEERLTWRSFLVKLGAENLKGVKNEELLVACHKSVYIVYTMLGDVSIFLVGKDEYDELALAEAIFIITGAVKDICGKPPTERVFLDKYGRICLCLDEIVWNGLLENTDKDRIKRLIRLKPPSEF, encoded by the exons ATGATCCTTGCCGTCTTGTTCGCTAATTCCGTTGGGAACGTTTTGATCGAAAG GTTCAATGGAGTGCCAGCTGAGGAACGTCTCACCTGGCGATCTTTCTTGGTTAAGTTGGGAGCTGAGAATCTCAAAGGTGTTAAGAACGAGGAGCTTCTCGTTGCGTGCCACAA GTCGGTTTATATCGTGTATACCATGTTAGGGGATGTTAGCATCTTCCTCGTTGGTAAAGACGAGTACGACGAACTTGCTT TGGCAGAAGCCATCTTTATCATAACAGGGGCTGTGAAAGACATATGCGGGAAACCTCCTACAGAGCGAGTGTTTTTGGACAAATACGGAAGGATTTGTTTGTGTCTTGATGAGATCGTTTGGAACGGACTTCTGGAGAACACCGACAAAGACAGGATCAAGCGTCTCATTAGATTGAAACCTCCTTCTGAGTTTTGA
- the LOC106346666 gene encoding SNF1-related protein kinase regulatory subunit gamma-like PV42a — MQQEKSKEDHSRLINITAKDLTAGNRRLVEVPYTATLSHAMNTLVANSISSLPVAAPPGHWIGAGGSMIMESDKQTGAVRKHYIGILTMLDILAHIAGGEHKLSDPTDLDRKMGSQVSSIIGHCLEGLSLWTLNPSTTLLECMEVFSKGIHRALVPVESSIESSNTISGVELVESSSAYRMLTQMDLLRFLRDHHFDDLKDVLSRSISDLRAVNESVYAVTASTSVSNAIKSMKAALLNAVPIVHAPDVAEEDHLQLINGRHRKVIGTFSATDIKACRLPELQAWLPLSALEFTEKVTGNERETVSCTEEATMEEAVEKVVTRGVHRVWVVDQQGLLKGVVSLTDIIRSIRAALL; from the exons ATGCAACAAGagaagagcaaagaagatcacAGCCGCTTGATCAACATCACGGCCAAAGATCTAACGGCCGGAAACCGAAGGCTAGTGGAGGTTCCTTACACGGCAACACTCTCCCACGCAATGAACACACTAGTAGCCAACTCCATCTCCTCACTCCCCGTAGCCGCACCTCCGGGACACTGGATCGGAGCCGGAGGCTCCATGATCATGGAGTCTGATAAACAAACCGGAGCAGTACGTAAACACTACATAGGGATCCTCACGATGCTCGACATACTTGCTCACATCGCCGGCGGAGAACACAAACTCTCCGATCCCACCGATCTTGACCGCAAGATGGGTTCTCAGGTGTCTTCAATCATCGGTCACTGCCTCGAGGGACTTAGCTTATGGACGCTGAACCCTAGCACCACCTTGTTGGAGTGTATGGAGGTGTTTAGCAAAGGGATACATCGAGCGTTGGTGCCAGTTGAGAGCAGCATAGAGAGCAGTAACACTATCTCAGGAGTTGAGTTGGTTGAGTCTTCCTCTGCTTACAGGATGCTTACTCAGATGGATCTCCTGCGGTTCCTGAGAGACCATCACTTTGATGACCTCAAGGATGTTCTGTCACGCTCTATATCTGATCTCCGAGCTGTTAACGAGTCCGTTTACGCCGTGACGGCGAGTACGAGTGTTTCCAATGCCATCAAGTCTATGAAGGCTGCTTTGCTCAACGCCGTCCCCATCGTTCACGCCCCTGATGTAGCTGAAGAGGACCATCTTCAGCTTATCAAT GGGAGGCATAGGAAGGTGATTGGTACGTTCTCCGCGACGGATATAAAAGCATGTCGTTTGCCTGAGCTTCAGGCGTGGTTACCGCTCTCTGCTCTGGAGTTCACGGAGAAGGTTACAGGGAATGAGAGGGAGACTGTGAGTTGTACTGAAGAAGCGACTATGGAGGAAGCAGTAGAGAAAGTGGTCACCAGAGGAGTGCACAGAGTGTGGGTTGTGGACCAACAGGGTTTGCTTAAAGGGGTTGTCTCCTTGACCGATATCATACGCTCTATAAGAGCTGCGCTTTTGTAA
- the LOC106378117 gene encoding ethylene-responsive transcription factor WIN1, translating to MVQTKKFRGVRQRHWGSWVAEIRHPLLKRRIWLGTFETAEEAARAYDEAAVLMSGRNAKTNFPLNNNNNNNTGDTSEGKTDISSSSSSSSSLSTILSAKLRKCCKSPSPSLTCLRLDTASSHIGVWQKRAGSKSDSSWVMTVELGPASSSQEPTKNASQEDVGPATEVGGGGGGGGEEGVMDEEEKVALQMIEELLNTN from the exons ATGGTACAGACGAAGAAGTTCAGAGGTGTCAGGCAACGCCATTGGGGTTCTTGGGTCGCTGAGATTCGTCATCCTCTCTT GAAACGGAGAATTTGGCTTGGGACGTTTGAGACGGCAGAGGAGGCAGCAAGAGCCTACGACGAGGCTGCCGTTTTAATGAGCGGCCGTAACGCCAAGACCAACTTCCccctcaacaacaacaacaacaacaacacaggAGACACATCGGAGGGCAAAACCGatatttcatcatcttcttcatcatcttcatcactcTCTACCATCCTCAGCGCAAAACTGAGGAAATGCTGCAAGTCTCCTTCGCCTTCCCTCACCTGCCTGCGTCTTGACACAGCCAGCTCCCACATTGGAGTCTGGCAGAAACGTGCCGGTTCCAAGTCTGATTCCAGTTGGGTCATGACGGTCGAGCTAGGTCCCGCTAGCTCCTCCCAGGAGCCTACGAAAAATGCTTCACAAGAAGATGTTGGTCCAGCCACTGAGGTTGGcggcggtggaggaggaggaggagaagaaggagtAATGGACGAGGAAGAGAAAGTTGCTTTGCAGATGATAGAGGAGCTTCTCAATACAAACTAA
- the LOC106346665 gene encoding glyoxylase I 4-like, giving the protein MKENAGNPLHLTSLNHVSLLCRSIEESMVFYQTVLGFFPIRRPESLNFEGAWLFGHGIGIHLLRSSEPEKLPKKTEINPKDNHISFQCESMSAVEKKLEEMEIEYVRAIVEEGGIQVDQLFFHDPDGFMIEICNCDSLPVVPLIGGMARSCSRVKLHQMVQPQPQTQIHQVVQP; this is encoded by the exons atgaaggagaACGCAGGAAACCCTCTCCATCTCACGTCACTGAACCATGTCTCTCTCTTGTGCCGATCCATTGAAGAATCCATGGTTTTTTACCAAACGGTGTTAGGGTTCTTCCCTATTCGAAGACCTGAGTCTTTAAATTTTGAAGGCGCTTG GTTGTTTGGACATGGAATTGGAATACATCTCTTGCGTTCCTCAGAACCAGAGAAACTTCCCAAGAAAACCGAGATCAATCCCAAAGACAACCATATCTCTTTCCAG TGCGAGAGTATGTCAGCAGTGGAGAAGAAGCTTGAGGAAATGGAGATAGAGTATGTGAGGGCGATAGTTGAAGAAGGAGGGATCCAAGTGGATCAGCTTTTCTTCCACGATCCAGATGGCTTCATGATTGAGATATGCAACTGTGATAGTCTCCCCGTTGTCCCCCTCATAGGAGGAATGGCTCGGTCCTGCTCCAGAGTTAAACTTCATCAGATGGTGCAGCCACAACCGCAGACTCAGATCCACCAAGTGGTCCAACCTTAA
- the LOC106346669 gene encoding uncharacterized protein LOC106346669 isoform X1, protein MGGCVACYREPRSTETPLKDPPFNSIAQTVKKPSVSEDLWSTSTVDMDNITFPSQGGSISSSNQTFDSQSVARNSNPPPEFVNQGLLLWNQTRERWVGKERASNRNRGSKINWNTASYDSLLGSNKLFPQPIPLSEMVDFLVEVWEQDGLYD, encoded by the exons ATGGG TGGCTGCGTGGCTTGCTACAGAGAACCCAGATCAACTGAAACTCCTCTAAAGGATCCACCTTTTAACTCCATAGCTCAAACGGTTAAGAAACCGAGCGTCTCTGAAGATCTCTGGTCAACGAGCACGGTTGATATGGACAACATCACCTTCCCTTCTCAGGGAGGAAGCATATCATCATCAAACCAGACTTTTGATTCTCAATCTGTTGCCAGAAACTCAAATCCACCTCCTGAATTTGTAAACCAAG GGCTTCTTCTTTGGAATCAGACAAGGGAGCGTTGGGTGGGGAAGGAAAGAGCTAGTAATCGCAATCGTGGATCCAAGATAAA TTGGAACACGGCATCGTATGATAGCTTGCTGGGAAGCAACAAGCTATTTCCCCAACCTATTCCTCTCAGT GAAATGGTGGATTTTCTAGTGGAGGTTTGGGAACAAGATGGTCTATATGACTGA
- the LOC106346670 gene encoding signal recognition particle 54 kDa protein 3 has translation MVLAELGGRITHAIHQIRNATIIDEKALNECLNEITRALLQSDVSFSLVKEMQTNIKKIVNLQDLAAGHNKHRIIEQAIFGELCKMLDPGKPAFAPKKAKPSVVMFVGLQGAGKTTTCTKYAYYHQRKGYKPALVCADTFRAGAFDQLKQNATKAKIPFYGSYTESDPVKIAVEGVDRFEKENCDLIIVDTSGRHKQEASLFEEMRQVAEATKPDLVIFVMDSSIGQAAFDQAQAFKQSVAVGAVIITKMDGHAKGGGALSAVAATKSPVIFIGTGEHMDQFEVFDVKPFVNRLLGMGDLSGLVDKLQEVVPKDQQAEIMEKISKGNFSMRMMYDQYQSVLSSGPLNQLYSMLPGVSAQMMPEGESEAKIKLYMTVMDSMTNEELDSSNLKAFNESRIMRIARGSGRIVREVMEMLEEYRKMAKRFSNLKRFKMPKNGDMSSNKSAQQLMSKVMSPQMLQRFGGMSGLQSLMRQMGTNI, from the exons ATGGTGTTGGCGGAGCTCGGAGGACGTATTACACACGCTATACATCAGATACGAAACGCCACAATCATCGATGAAAAGGCTCTGAATGAATGCTTGAACGAGATCACTCGTGCTCTTCTTCAGTCCGATGTTTCTTTTTCCCTTGTCAAGGAGATGCAGACCAACATTAAGAAGATCGTCAACCTCCAGGATCTAGCTGCCGGCCACAACAAGCACCGGATCATTGagcag GCTATCTTCGGTGAACTGTGTAAGATGCTGGATCCGGGAAAGCCTGCCTTTGCCCCCAAAAAGGCCAAACCTAGTGTAGTTATGTTTGTCGGATTACAAG GTGCTGGAAAAACCACCACGTGTACAAAGTATGCTTATTATCATCAGAGGAAAGGCTACAAACCAGCTCTAGTCTGTGCGGATACTTTCAGGGCGGGTGCTTTTGACCAGCTGAAACAGAATGCTACTAAGGCTAAGATCCCCTTTTATGGAAG CTACACTGAATCAGATCCTGTGAAAATTGCTGTTGAGGGAGTTGATAGGTTCGAGAAAGAAAACTGTGATCTTATTATTGTTGATACCAGTGGTCGCCATAAACAAGAAGCTTCTCTCTTTGAAGAGATGCGTCAAGTTGCTGAAGCAACG AAACCCGATCTTGTTATATTTGTCATGGATAGCAGTATTGGTCAAGCCGCGTTTGATCAAGCTCAAGCATTTAAGCAAAGTGTTGCTGTGGGAGCTGTGATTATTACCAAGATGGATGGCCATGCCAAGGGTGGTGGTGCTCTTAGCGC tgTTGCAGCTACAAAAAGCCCTGTGATATTCATTGGAACAGGAGAGCATATGGATCAGTTTGAAGTCTTTGACGTAAAACCATTTGTCAACCGTCTCTTAG GAATGGGTGATTTGTCTGGATTGGTAGATAAACTACAAGAGGTGGTACCTAAAGATCAACAGGCTGAGATTATGGAAAAGATTTCCAAGGGTAACTTTTCAATGAGAATGATGTACGACCAGTACCAGAGTGTCCTGAGCTCCGGGCCACTTAACCAG TTGTACTCAATGCTGCCTGGAGTTAGTGCCCAAATGATGCCGGAAGGAGAAAGCGAGGCGAAGATAAAGCTATACATGACAGTGATGGATTCTATGACAAATGAAG AGCTGGATAGCTCAAACCTGAAGGCCTTTAACGAGTCAAGGATAATGCGGATAGCGAGAGGGTCAGGGAGGATTGTAAGAGAAGTGATGGAGATGTTGGAAGAGTACAGGAAGATGGCAAAGAGATTTAGCAACTTGAAACGATTCAAGATGCCAAAGAATGGAGATATGAGCTCAAACAAGAGCGCTCAACAGCTGATGAGCAAAGTCATGTCGCCTCAGATGCTGCAGCGGTTTGGTGGCATGAGTGGTCTGCAGAGCCTGATGAGGCAGATGGgaacaaacatatga
- the LOC106346669 gene encoding uncharacterized protein LOC106346669 isoform X2 — translation MDNITFPSQGGSISSSNQTFDSQSVARNSNPPPEFVNQGLLLWNQTRERWVGKERASNRNRGSKINWNTASYDSLLGSNKLFPQPIPLSEMVDFLVEVWEQDGLYD, via the exons ATGGACAACATCACCTTCCCTTCTCAGGGAGGAAGCATATCATCATCAAACCAGACTTTTGATTCTCAATCTGTTGCCAGAAACTCAAATCCACCTCCTGAATTTGTAAACCAAG GGCTTCTTCTTTGGAATCAGACAAGGGAGCGTTGGGTGGGGAAGGAAAGAGCTAGTAATCGCAATCGTGGATCCAAGATAAA TTGGAACACGGCATCGTATGATAGCTTGCTGGGAAGCAACAAGCTATTTCCCCAACCTATTCCTCTCAGT GAAATGGTGGATTTTCTAGTGGAGGTTTGGGAACAAGATGGTCTATATGACTGA